One Bacteriovorax sp. Seq25_V DNA window includes the following coding sequences:
- a CDS encoding LPP20 family lipoprotein, translating into MKFLFLSLFLLNAYADLPNWVSDSKKGCKKSELCAVGEGESSSGAARNARVALSKIFENQVSSKFSSNLSSSNGKVDDSASEQIEEITETALEGVQITKTAESKTSYFALASINKMKAASGFEREIKKLDEKMEILYEEKDPSLAVKIEQLFLQREVLNKRFAFLTGREVQSKIDFSKVFKNKREAMANIILHVYLDEEEPKYVEAAVAQELSSAGYKVTTGRVRNKSSTNIITGEVTSEKMHMNVEGFEKFKFTLKLTSSDLKNVQKGRLTFDTEETGRSYDQAVQKAVEKIKEYIKTNIKELTI; encoded by the coding sequence ATGAAGTTTTTATTTTTAAGTTTATTCCTTCTTAATGCATATGCTGATTTACCAAATTGGGTTAGTGACTCTAAGAAAGGTTGTAAAAAGTCGGAGCTATGTGCAGTAGGAGAAGGGGAGTCTTCGTCTGGAGCTGCTCGTAATGCACGTGTCGCACTTTCTAAGATTTTTGAAAACCAAGTTTCGTCAAAGTTTAGCTCAAATCTTTCAAGTAGTAATGGGAAGGTTGACGACTCTGCAAGTGAACAGATTGAAGAAATTACAGAAACTGCTTTAGAAGGTGTACAAATTACTAAAACGGCAGAATCTAAAACTAGCTACTTTGCTCTCGCATCAATCAATAAGATGAAAGCTGCAAGTGGCTTTGAGCGTGAAATAAAAAAACTTGATGAGAAAATGGAGATTTTATATGAAGAAAAAGATCCATCTCTTGCAGTTAAGATTGAGCAGCTGTTTCTGCAACGTGAAGTACTAAATAAACGTTTTGCTTTTTTAACTGGCCGTGAAGTCCAGAGTAAAATTGATTTCTCTAAAGTGTTTAAAAATAAACGTGAGGCAATGGCAAATATTATACTTCATGTTTATTTAGATGAGGAAGAGCCTAAGTATGTGGAGGCGGCAGTTGCTCAAGAGCTTTCTTCTGCTGGATATAAAGTAACTACTGGGAGAGTAAGAAATAAGTCTTCAACAAATATCATTACAGGAGAAGTTACTTCTGAAAAAATGCATATGAATGTTGAGGGATTTGAGAAGTTCAAATTTACATTAAAGCTTACATCGTCTGATCTAAAAAATGTTCAAAAGGGGAGACTCACTTTTGACACTGAGGAAACAGGTAGAAGTTACGACCAGGCGGTACAAAAAGCTGTTGAGAAAATTAAAGAGTACATTAAAACAAATATTAAAGAATTAACAATTTAG
- a CDS encoding FecR domain-containing protein, translating into MFFSKKIITLILLATNTYSLTPVIGKVTKIKGNASILFVGEREAHKVEKGMQVRKDSSILTETRSFVQIELFDKSKINVGASTKMNIDKVDTTSAGFITLLKGNIRSQVEKNENNKEKLYIKTRTAALGVRGTDFQTTFNPNNNITNLITFKGTVALTKVNELDSKETVSKELQQDDVTLVEKAQFSTVSENLKEATVPIKIAPEQYTRLKVNQELSEDKLEVSDEEFKKELKLTIETYKELSIKEKTEKITANKIVNVDNELKKPISGGYVDIKSGIYVPPVNKAENLNKELNIYTARPVIGNILESGLYEPPTGVKVDDRKGLIATTSASVEVAQAISQINEDITKVAKEPQKPSIKDLEIEDEDTYDKYYKK; encoded by the coding sequence ATGTTCTTTTCAAAAAAAATAATTACTCTCATCCTATTAGCTACGAATACCTACTCTTTGACTCCGGTTATTGGAAAAGTGACAAAGATAAAAGGAAATGCTTCGATTTTATTTGTTGGAGAAAGAGAAGCACATAAAGTAGAAAAAGGTATGCAAGTTAGAAAAGATAGTTCCATACTCACAGAGACGAGAAGCTTTGTTCAAATTGAATTATTCGATAAATCAAAAATTAATGTCGGGGCCAGTACGAAAATGAATATCGACAAAGTAGATACTACAAGTGCCGGCTTCATAACACTGCTGAAGGGAAATATTCGTTCACAGGTCGAAAAAAATGAGAACAATAAGGAAAAACTCTACATCAAAACAAGAACTGCAGCACTTGGTGTTAGAGGTACAGACTTTCAAACGACGTTCAATCCTAACAATAACATTACAAATCTAATTACATTCAAAGGAACTGTAGCCCTTACAAAGGTCAATGAGCTTGATTCAAAGGAAACAGTATCAAAAGAGCTACAACAAGATGATGTTACACTAGTAGAGAAGGCCCAATTCTCAACAGTCTCGGAGAACTTAAAAGAAGCAACTGTCCCAATCAAGATTGCACCAGAACAATACACCAGACTTAAAGTTAACCAAGAATTATCAGAAGACAAACTCGAAGTCAGCGATGAGGAATTTAAGAAAGAGCTAAAACTCACAATTGAAACTTATAAAGAATTATCAATAAAAGAAAAAACAGAGAAGATCACTGCAAACAAAATCGTAAATGTAGACAATGAGCTCAAGAAGCCGATAAGCGGTGGTTATGTTGATATCAAATCAGGAATCTATGTCCCTCCAGTTAATAAGGCCGAAAACCTCAACAAAGAACTCAACATCTATACCGCCAGACCAGTTATTGGAAATATCCTAGAATCTGGATTATACGAGCCTCCAACAGGGGTTAAAGTTGATGATAGAAAGGGGCTAATTGCTACAACAAGTGCCTCCGTGGAAGTGGCACAAGCAATATCACAGATTAATGAAGACATTACTAAAGTTGCTAAAGAGCCTCAAAAGCCGTCAATAAAAGATTTAGAAATAGAAGATGAAGACACATATGACAAATACTATAAGAAATAA